In Gemmatimonadota bacterium, the genomic window TAGCAAGGAGGAACCCGTGAATAACGAAGCACTTTCCCAGGTTCTGGAACAAGCCGAGGTGTTGTGCCGTGAGCGAGGCGCGCGACTGACCGAACAACGCAAGTCCGTGCTTCGACTGCTGTGCGTGGCTGAAAAACCGCTCAGTGCTTACGACCTGCTGGAGCGCATGCGCGGCGTCGTCCGGAAACCCGCGCCTCCGACGGTCTACCGGGCATTGAATTTCCTACTCGAGCAGGGTCTGGTGCACAAGC contains:
- a CDS encoding transcriptional repressor, translating into MNNEALSQVLEQAEVLCRERGARLTEQRKSVLRLLCVAEKPLSAYDLLERMRGVVRKPAPPTVYRALNFLLEQGLVHKLETLNAYVGCAHPDHPHASQFLICDDCGEVAEVEDPSVAKSLRAAGKEIGFRTRRPVVELLGTCAQCSSEKDDTG